CCTGAATCGACTTGAACAACTCATCCATGATAATCGTAAAGAGAAAAGGGCTCAACGCCGAACCTTGGTGGAGCCCTATcttgttagtgcattacgtctattgacttcgtcttgcatcatgtaatagaataggatagattagaataatcagtgcacgaggttcgagagtcGAAGATGAGTGGTTATacaagaggtttcgctcatatggacaatgtccataaaagcgaaactacttgtaacaggtttcgctcatatggacttgtctatataagcgaaactacctcAACTATATATAGGGCACTGTTTCATTCATTTGGCAACGGATCTGGAagttgtaacgaagtgctgccaaattgctttcacgttgtaaacgttgttaaatcatttttttttcaaagaagcattataattagtttgagcgtccgtttcactgattccgcctttgaatcggataaacaactcttctgattgactcattcgggttcaacaacgatcctacaagtggtatcagagcacaggaggaagagtttagaTCAGTTGGATCTGTTTTCtctcttctacaccttctttttcgatctgaacaagtttccacggttaaaatcggccaaatttttcacagaatgtgtattagtggataataacaaacccttgaaagtttcaggacaaaattcgacctaaaaatggaccaaatcaCTTTCGgatatagtttcgcttattcggacaatGTGTGGTTTCGCTCATAGATCCACCTAGTTTCGCTCCAGTGTCACATCATTTGATAGTTTCGCTCCAAAGATCACATAGTTCCGCTCGTATGAACATCATAGTTTCGCTCCAGTGAACATCTTTATGGGAGGTTTCGCTCATTCGGTCCAacaaggtttcgcttattcggtccaataaagtttcgctcatttggtttaagaaggtttcgcttataagtcaaatcaggtttcgcttatgtgtcatcaaAAAGTTTCGCTCATTTGTCCAAGATAGTTTCGCTCATCTGGTTATCACTTGGGTTTCGCTCATTCGTTCAATCAGATTTCGTCCGTGTGTCATATTTCGCTCGAGAGTGAACTTTATCGTGTCAAATCATTTCACGACAAACGAGTGTCAGTGTATTTCAGATTgcttgatattgtttaaactgattaaGGCTGTTCATTTACTTTCAGGTTATTGAAGATATCAAACAacggtgaagagttctacaacacattctacaacgcgttcacttccgaatcgacagatagaagatctgagttgaaagaatattcaagagagatttcggagaatttgaagtttgagaacatgTACGAAAGTCAACAGAAGCCACCAAAGTTAATGAAAGTTGAAGACTATAACTGGTGGGAAAACagatttgagggttgggtaaaagctttcgctcctgaaagctggttaaaattGACAAATGGATACATTGAACCAGTGAAAGAGGGAGGAGAATTAATCGATCcaaaagatttcacagacataGACATAAAAAATATTGTGGCTGAATATAAGATGATCACATTaatcaaacagtcagtgagagaggatattatttcGTTACTTGAACAAGAGAAAACTTCAAAGAGTTTGTGGGAAGCATTAGGGAAAAAGTGTGTAGGAAgtaatgaaattgtcaaaaacaaaaagaaattgttgcgtaaagagtttgatttattatgttgtatgaaaaatgaatctgtttgtaaaatgatcgagagattcggacatctgaaaatggaatTGGCCAGACATGAAATTAAATATTCTGAAGAGAcgatggtggataaattgtttgaatcattgcccaatgatcaagattggcaatacttcgctctaatgctgaaaaatacaatcaagccTAATGATCTAAAagtggatttgctgattgaaaggcttgaaagccatgagttggagataaaaagatccaaagtcaatagtccagcttatcagcagaatgtggaactttaCTACAGAGGAAATGTACCACAGGCTGCATCTCCAAAAACagcgttttctgcagaaagttcaaattcagtgaacaatgaaagtcttcacagtggatcttcttcaaacacttcagaccaatctgcttcaaagaatctattccagtgtaatatcgcagttgatttgaagaatgggcagaatttCAGCGAAGAGTCGGCAAAataacagatggttttcttagcatctgtacttgaatcgtatgaatgcctcgttgcagggaagattggcaacaccaacttgacgaaagaagattatgatcaattagaccccgaggagatggaactaatggacataagatggtgtatggccagtgcggttcgtcgagcacagcgattcatggagattacagggaggaagtcaattggtggaccatctaccaaactgggatttgataaatccaaagtgacatgcttcaaatgcaaacaaaaaggtcacttcaagcgcgagtgcagaaatgcgtatgctgctgatgattctgaaaacccgttcaacgaagattattacaagaaagcgatttaccatcagaacaagtctgagccaccaagattAAAACAGgctgaagaaaaatcaagggctcttgcagttatatatgacgatgaaggttacgactggagtcaAGTTTGCCCAGAAAAAGATGTTGTTGGGTATGCATTTGGTGCTGATGCTGATCCTGatagatggtggaaagcagactATGCAAGGTGGGAAATTGGAAAATTAAACGAACCTTTTAAAGAAGCCCAGAGAGCCAAACGATGGAATGAAGAattggaatgttacatggatccacagggtaatccagttgctgacccatcaaaagtggatttcaAAGCTGTAACAAATCTGCTTCCAAGGCAA
The sequence above is drawn from the Helianthus annuus cultivar XRQ/B chromosome 12, HanXRQr2.0-SUNRISE, whole genome shotgun sequence genome and encodes:
- the LOC118484995 gene encoding uncharacterized protein LOC118484995, whose product is MYESQQKPPKLMKVEDYNWWENRFEGWVKAFAPESWLKLTNGYIEPVKEGGELIDPKDFTDIDIKNIVAEYKMITLIKQSVREDIISLLEQEKTSKSLWEALGKKCVGSYDWSQVCPEKDVVGYAFGADADPDRWWKADYARQATFNTRRLSDKEYLPDLEKKIREVCEASLPKVVELKKRKEEELKKMIEEVKAVAKIAAEKDQKAEEEQKDGKEEKKEEVQKAETEESVLKETEVLIGTKDCENQNRSSLVLGEEEEVAGPWFG